In Pseudomonas lalkuanensis, the following are encoded in one genomic region:
- a CDS encoding glycosyltransferase family 2 protein produces MGERRLLSIVIPTHNRSKYAIECVKSILETNSNEFEVVVHDTSDDSCELKAWAVSVSDDRLRYVHWGESLSMTQNHEKAIALASGEFVCLIGDDDSVSSQIILAAKFADRMGIDILTPEIKAMYSWPDFKTRFYGRAHAGKLYLGKISRKIVKKNSAQALKISLDNACQGTEGLPKLYHGLVRKTLLDELRKSTGLVFYGTSPDISASLGLALVSTHFYVVDFPFTIPGASGGSNTGRSAVNRHKGDIKNDPHMRPFKNLTWPKELPFFFSVETVWAHAAWETLSFRAPELLVDFNLSRLIAVCKARHSDFRAPIEQAETYLFGVEGRRYSSEAVRLARLGFFFERLVGKIKRMLHPLPNNGMKAYGPYENVRYARLKAEQLLGNDPVFKE; encoded by the coding sequence ATGGGCGAGCGTCGTCTTTTAAGTATTGTAATACCTACGCATAATAGATCGAAATATGCGATAGAGTGTGTAAAGAGCATTCTCGAGACTAATTCGAACGAGTTTGAAGTTGTTGTTCATGACACCAGTGACGATAGCTGTGAGTTGAAAGCGTGGGCAGTTTCTGTTTCTGATGATCGACTACGCTACGTTCATTGGGGAGAATCACTGTCGATGACGCAGAATCACGAGAAGGCGATTGCGTTGGCTTCCGGTGAGTTTGTTTGTCTGATTGGCGACGATGATAGTGTTTCCAGTCAAATTATTTTGGCGGCAAAATTTGCAGATAGAATGGGAATTGATATTCTCACTCCTGAAATAAAGGCGATGTATTCATGGCCTGACTTCAAGACCCGATTCTATGGGCGCGCTCATGCTGGAAAACTCTATCTTGGGAAAATCAGTAGGAAAATAGTAAAGAAAAATTCGGCTCAGGCACTAAAGATCTCGTTGGATAATGCTTGTCAAGGGACAGAAGGTCTACCTAAGCTCTATCATGGGTTAGTTAGAAAAACGCTACTGGACGAACTTAGGAAAAGCACCGGTTTGGTGTTCTATGGAACGAGCCCTGACATATCTGCCTCGTTGGGGCTTGCGCTCGTGAGTACGCACTTTTATGTAGTTGATTTTCCTTTCACGATCCCGGGGGCGTCAGGGGGTAGCAATACAGGGCGTAGTGCCGTTAACAGGCACAAAGGGGACATCAAGAATGATCCGCACATGCGGCCATTCAAAAATCTGACTTGGCCAAAAGAACTTCCATTCTTTTTCAGTGTTGAAACCGTTTGGGCGCACGCAGCTTGGGAAACTTTGAGTTTTCGCGCTCCTGAGTTACTTGTTGATTTCAACTTGAGTCGGTTAATTGCAGTATGCAAGGCGCGGCACTCGGATTTTCGAGCGCCAATTGAGCAGGCTGAAACATACCTGTTCGGTGTTGAGGGGAGAAGATACTCCTCAGAAGCAGTAAGACTTGCTCGGTTGGGATTTTTCTTTGAGCGTCTGGTAGGAAAAATTAAACGTATGCTTCATCCGTTACCGAACAATGGGATGAAAGCGTACGGCCCGTATGAGAATGTTCGGTATGCTAGGCTCAAGGCTGAACAACTATTGGGTAATGATCCGGTGTTCAAGGAATAG
- a CDS encoding O-antigen ligase family protein, whose amino-acid sequence MHGAIAEYKTTKTSFQKSLFLFFPYFLVLGNLKIWLGASSVTLPLALFVVLPVLVVEVFRRSDTRSTLFLLVYGFLLFLGLVSSAYNPQTSWGRHVASLIPVGVGGVVLLCFKGVSYSPKLSVSIRNAGILLGGLVWCKFLYGILQVFLKGGGFYELKSHMSLPLGDSNFLAVYLVFFLAFTVEKSRLWSSLFIFSSVLLTMSRFGAVFSVLTFLFAYGIVRFTVTALVLPLAVICFSVFLLFIFNMEGALALLKDGFFPSLLARVELWDQGRNIVQSSPVLGDGPGGFTTYLEVVQWPRSEWGNHSWILSIWIEYGFTGLLLYLFLISLFFLQTPVENRLIGKRIKLGVAMTLIYGLFENVTGVSSYEALFAFSICVLLSLRRLDQQHIVENRLAT is encoded by the coding sequence GTGCATGGAGCAATAGCGGAATACAAAACAACAAAGACTTCATTTCAGAAGTCTTTGTTTTTATTTTTTCCTTATTTTCTCGTCCTCGGAAATCTCAAGATCTGGTTAGGTGCTAGTTCGGTTACGTTACCGCTTGCCCTATTCGTCGTTTTACCGGTTCTGGTCGTTGAGGTTTTCAGGCGAAGTGATACGCGATCGACTTTGTTCTTGTTGGTTTACGGGTTCTTGCTTTTCTTGGGTTTAGTTTCTTCAGCTTATAACCCACAAACGTCTTGGGGAAGGCATGTTGCAAGCTTGATTCCTGTTGGGGTTGGTGGGGTAGTGCTGCTGTGTTTCAAAGGCGTTTCATATAGTCCTAAACTCTCAGTCTCCATTCGGAATGCTGGAATACTTCTTGGGGGGCTGGTTTGGTGTAAGTTTTTATATGGAATCCTCCAAGTGTTTCTCAAGGGAGGGGGGTTCTATGAGTTAAAATCTCATATGAGTTTGCCACTGGGGGATTCAAACTTTCTTGCGGTTTATTTGGTGTTCTTTCTGGCTTTTACCGTTGAAAAAAGTCGGCTCTGGAGTTCCTTGTTTATTTTCTCTTCAGTTTTATTGACCATGTCCCGGTTTGGTGCAGTATTCTCTGTGCTTACATTTTTGTTCGCATATGGGATTGTCCGTTTTACGGTTACGGCACTTGTACTGCCTCTGGCTGTAATTTGTTTTTCCGTTTTCCTTCTGTTCATTTTTAACATGGAAGGTGCGCTTGCGCTGCTGAAGGATGGATTTTTCCCCTCTCTCCTCGCAAGAGTTGAGTTGTGGGACCAAGGTAGGAATATAGTCCAAAGCTCGCCGGTTCTCGGGGATGGGCCAGGAGGATTTACCACCTATCTTGAAGTCGTCCAGTGGCCGAGGTCTGAGTGGGGGAACCATAGCTGGATCCTGTCTATTTGGATCGAGTATGGATTTACAGGGCTCTTGTTGTATTTGTTTTTGATCTCGCTTTTTTTCTTGCAGACTCCAGTCGAGAATAGGTTGATCGGCAAGAGAATTAAGCTTGGAGTTGCAATGACCTTGATCTATGGTCTGTTTGAGAATGTCACTGGAGTATCTTCTTATGAAGCCCTCTTTGCGTTCTCGATCTGTGTTCTGCTTAGCTTGCGACGACTTGATCAGCAACACATCGTAGAAAATAGGCTTGCAACATGA
- a CDS encoding MATE family efflux transporter has translation MSQMRLSLFASLVSKLSYAISNFLALPLYTKFLGMESVGLIGFFVMLQMILMALDGGMTSAFTRKLSSMKRFHSYAPVRYLSLSSASLSAHFLIFGILGMFFGGGVYFFARDISEEWLVIQGLEFDLVVRCVEWMGGVVFLGFISLILQAYLVAREMLVINGILFSVYSISRTLGVVLFVYAFEIDSSELNRFFEAQFLVHLFYVVALVVVCLRSSERVFIFRPSFGSVFRDGRFQLGVFFVSISSIVVVQIDKIYLSKMIDLTGYGYYTLAASLASLPYIFSSALYPVIYPKFSALVSAGEQVRILRIYTASSCALIITLLLASLFVFCYSASVLELFFSDEIISNIAPLLSPLFLGTAIQSLLIVPFALQLAHGLTAFSLNLNLVLAPIMAMALFYLVGRYGVAGAAWVWLGYNVLSFIVTCIYVVSRLQYIQSAAKTMFLATVSCVVAFLFFNVVYEKISPMLSNVESLLLLFVSAVLLMLSQFFIFRKTLAGFN, from the coding sequence ATGAGTCAAATGCGGCTGTCTCTTTTTGCGAGCTTGGTCAGTAAGCTTTCTTACGCAATCTCAAACTTTCTGGCACTTCCCCTATATACAAAATTCCTTGGCATGGAATCGGTTGGTCTTATAGGTTTTTTTGTGATGTTGCAAATGATATTAATGGCTTTGGATGGGGGAATGACAAGCGCATTCACCAGGAAGCTATCGAGTATGAAAAGATTTCATTCATATGCGCCGGTGCGTTATCTCTCCCTATCAAGCGCTTCGCTCTCCGCTCATTTTCTGATATTTGGAATCTTAGGAATGTTTTTCGGTGGTGGGGTCTATTTTTTTGCAAGGGATATTTCAGAAGAGTGGTTGGTTATTCAGGGGCTTGAATTTGATCTTGTTGTCCGTTGTGTAGAGTGGATGGGCGGGGTGGTATTTCTTGGATTCATCTCTCTAATACTGCAAGCTTATCTGGTGGCTCGCGAGATGCTTGTTATAAATGGTATTTTGTTTTCAGTTTATTCTATTTCTAGAACTCTAGGTGTTGTTTTATTTGTTTATGCTTTTGAGATTGATTCCAGTGAGCTGAACCGGTTCTTTGAGGCGCAATTCCTTGTTCATCTCTTTTATGTAGTTGCTTTGGTTGTAGTTTGCTTGCGCTCAAGCGAAAGGGTTTTTATATTTAGACCTTCATTTGGCTCCGTATTTCGTGATGGTAGATTCCAGTTGGGGGTTTTTTTTGTCTCTATTTCATCTATTGTTGTTGTTCAGATCGACAAAATTTATCTGAGTAAGATGATTGATTTGACTGGGTATGGCTATTATACGCTCGCCGCTAGCCTTGCAAGTCTACCCTACATATTTTCCTCTGCGTTGTATCCGGTTATCTACCCGAAATTCTCCGCCTTGGTCAGTGCGGGTGAGCAGGTTCGTATTCTTAGAATCTACACGGCCAGTTCATGTGCGTTGATCATTACTCTCTTATTGGCCTCTCTTTTTGTTTTTTGTTACTCTGCCTCAGTGTTAGAGCTGTTCTTTTCCGATGAAATAATATCGAATATTGCTCCCTTGCTCTCGCCTTTGTTTCTGGGTACCGCCATTCAGTCGCTGTTGATAGTTCCATTTGCACTTCAGTTGGCACATGGCTTGACAGCTTTTTCGCTTAACCTGAATCTGGTGCTGGCGCCCATAATGGCCATGGCTCTTTTTTATTTGGTTGGTCGCTATGGCGTCGCCGGAGCTGCCTGGGTTTGGCTTGGGTATAACGTGCTGTCTTTCATAGTGACTTGTATCTACGTAGTGTCTCGATTGCAGTATATTCAATCTGCAGCGAAAACTATGTTTCTGGCTACCGTAAGCTGTGTCGTCGCGTTTCTGTTTTTTAATGTGGTGTACGAGAAAATATCACCGATGTTGTCTAATGTTGAGTCGCTTCTATTACTTTTCGTTTCGGCAGTACTCCTCATGCTTTCCCAGTTCTTCATTTTTAGAAAGACCTTGGCAGGTTTTAATTGA
- a CDS encoding glycosyltransferase yields MNNAYGASGVQVFNLIRDARNTGGGVTQAVLPLHRELLRSYGNSSLLVGYMPELPPENTICIGVKAELLGREVSVSAAALAHIHGLWTPFEWRASKFFLDRSVPLIMSPHGMLEPWAMAHKRLKKVLAWHLYQRRILSKARLLIVNSERELGSIRRLEIANPVAVIENGVDVPAGFDPGYADGTREKIVLFLSRLAPVKGIMDLLEAWAQVPNLNGYQLHLYGNAEPGYEEKVNACIRELSLESSVRVLGPVYGDGKWQVYRSADVFVLPSYSENFGIVVAEAMLAGLPVITTDATPWGHLRERGYGWIVKNDVNQLTNALSQAMELSPSRKREMGKAASQFAMARYSWKNIGEKYLAAYEWAKNQGNAPDFIDL; encoded by the coding sequence TTGAATAATGCTTATGGGGCCTCTGGTGTCCAGGTTTTTAATTTAATTAGGGATGCTCGGAATACCGGTGGGGGAGTGACACAAGCAGTGCTGCCATTGCATCGCGAGTTGCTCCGCAGCTACGGCAACTCGAGCTTGCTTGTTGGATATATGCCTGAATTGCCGCCAGAAAACACCATTTGCATCGGTGTTAAGGCCGAACTACTGGGGCGGGAAGTTTCTGTTTCTGCAGCGGCACTTGCCCACATTCATGGCCTGTGGACGCCATTCGAGTGGCGTGCAAGCAAGTTCTTTCTCGACCGGTCTGTTCCGTTGATCATGAGTCCTCATGGGATGCTGGAACCTTGGGCCATGGCCCACAAGAGGCTGAAGAAAGTCCTCGCTTGGCACCTCTATCAGAGGCGAATCCTGTCCAAGGCCAGGCTGTTGATCGTCAATTCTGAGCGGGAGTTGGGAAGCATCAGGCGGTTGGAGATAGCCAATCCTGTCGCGGTCATAGAGAACGGAGTTGATGTTCCTGCAGGGTTTGATCCGGGCTATGCAGATGGAACTCGTGAGAAGATCGTCCTCTTTCTTTCACGCTTGGCCCCCGTGAAAGGCATCATGGATCTGTTGGAGGCGTGGGCTCAAGTGCCTAACCTTAATGGATATCAATTGCATTTGTATGGGAATGCGGAGCCGGGGTACGAGGAGAAGGTCAATGCCTGTATTCGTGAACTCTCACTGGAATCCAGCGTTCGGGTGCTAGGGCCGGTTTATGGTGATGGTAAGTGGCAGGTCTATCGGTCTGCTGATGTTTTCGTCTTGCCGTCATACAGTGAGAACTTCGGTATCGTAGTGGCAGAAGCCATGCTGGCAGGGCTTCCAGTAATTACCACCGACGCTACCCCTTGGGGACATCTTCGCGAGCGGGGGTACGGTTGGATAGTTAAGAATGATGTGAATCAGTTGACCAATGCATTATCGCAGGCGATGGAACTGTCCCCATCCCGCAAGCGGGAGATGGGGAAGGCTGCTAGCCAATTTGCCATGGCACGGTACTCATGGAAAAATATAGGAGAGAAGTACTTAGCTGCTTACGAATGGGCCAAGAATCAGGGGAATGCTCCGGACTTTATTGATCTTTGA
- a CDS encoding glycosyltransferase family 4 protein, which translates to MKILIVTQYFWPEFFIINALSRNLHEQGCEVTIATGKPNYPDGQVFPGYTEEGVLRENWKGLEIIRIPLRARRHGGAVNLFLNYFSFVLSGIKHLPGLLRDRRFDVTIVFAPSPLTSAIPAIFLKSRTKSHLAIWVQDLWPESLSATGFIKNRFLLAWASLGVRWIYSKADTLLVQSKAFIGPVSKYSELSKVVYYPNSIDDGEIHSSAENELPSELIKHLDENFCVVFAGNIGKAQAVETLIAAAAQLQHLDNFKLVLVGSGSMSDFVTEEVARLGLNNVVAPGRFPISQMEHIFSRASALIVSLRYEEILSYTIPGKVQAYLASGKPIIACMNGEGARVVLESQAGLACAAEDPNQLAETIEKLYSMPADILDEMGKNGRQYFLENFEMTHQAKNLISILASRVSKD; encoded by the coding sequence ATGAAAATACTCATTGTAACTCAGTACTTTTGGCCTGAGTTTTTTATTATAAATGCATTGAGCCGGAATCTTCATGAGCAAGGTTGCGAGGTCACTATTGCGACTGGGAAGCCTAACTACCCGGATGGTCAAGTGTTTCCAGGTTATACGGAAGAAGGGGTGTTGCGGGAAAATTGGAAAGGGCTTGAGATTATAAGAATCCCATTGCGTGCTAGGCGTCATGGTGGAGCTGTGAATCTTTTTCTTAATTACTTTTCCTTCGTCTTGTCTGGTATCAAGCATTTGCCAGGGTTGCTACGTGATCGTCGCTTCGATGTGACCATTGTGTTTGCGCCCTCGCCCTTGACCTCGGCTATTCCCGCCATATTCCTTAAGTCGCGCACGAAGTCCCATCTTGCAATCTGGGTGCAGGATCTATGGCCGGAAAGCCTATCTGCCACTGGCTTCATAAAAAATAGATTTCTTCTTGCTTGGGCCTCACTGGGAGTGAGATGGATATATTCCAAGGCTGATACGCTGTTGGTACAGTCCAAGGCGTTTATTGGCCCGGTCTCAAAATATTCAGAGCTTTCGAAGGTGGTTTATTATCCAAACTCCATTGATGATGGGGAAATTCATTCATCTGCGGAAAATGAATTGCCCTCGGAGTTGATAAAGCATCTAGATGAAAATTTCTGCGTAGTGTTCGCAGGAAATATAGGTAAGGCCCAAGCAGTCGAGACACTTATTGCAGCTGCAGCACAGCTTCAGCATCTGGATAACTTCAAGCTCGTTCTAGTCGGTAGCGGTAGTATGTCCGATTTTGTAACGGAGGAGGTGGCGCGCTTGGGGTTGAACAACGTTGTTGCTCCGGGACGTTTTCCGATCTCGCAGATGGAACACATATTTTCGCGCGCCTCAGCTTTGATCGTATCGTTGCGCTATGAGGAAATCCTTTCTTATACAATTCCGGGTAAAGTGCAAGCCTATCTGGCTTCTGGTAAGCCTATAATTGCTTGTATGAATGGAGAAGGGGCCCGGGTTGTGCTGGAGTCTCAGGCCGGTCTGGCATGCGCTGCCGAAGATCCTAACCAACTGGCTGAGACTATTGAAAAGCTCTACTCAATGCCGGCCGATATCTTGGATGAAATGGGAAAAAATGGACGGCAATACTTTTTGGAAAACTTTGAGATGACCCATCAGGCCAAGAACCTTATTAGCATCTTGGCTTCGCGGGTCAGTAAGGACTGA